A DNA window from Arachis duranensis cultivar V14167 chromosome 3, aradu.V14167.gnm2.J7QH, whole genome shotgun sequence contains the following coding sequences:
- the LOC107480050 gene encoding probable WRKY transcription factor 41, whose amino-acid sequence MENDGRWEQNILINELVQGMEVARRLKEDMNATYSADTKDLLLQRILSSYEKALLILRWNASTSKSQNMSQATATATLFSESPISISASPLREDNHNQEFKHDSKKRKTMAKWVDQVRVSFESGLEGPHEDGYNWRKYGQKDILGAKYPRSYYRCTFRNTQGCWATKQVQRSDEDPTIFDITYKGRHTCSQGNKAVPQPKSPDKHEQLQCHSNEIQHRQTSEESLTTFGTIMTVKRDMVANGEMEYPFTFPSTSFGSMAQESYSLIPSALENESFLSSHFQTHLLYPNMQEFKYLPSTSFQMNELDGIYNRPLSESDITEIISTNTSTTNSPVPEFNFSLDPVEIDPNFPPNTLDFSPRALNNKNI is encoded by the exons ATGGAAAATGACGGGCGCTGGGAGCAGAACATACTCATCAACGAGCTAGTTCAGGGGATGGAGGTAGCAAGAAGGTTGAAGGAAGACATGAATGCGACATATTCAGCTGACACAAAAGATTTGTTGCTGCAGAGGATATTATCGTCGTATGAAAAAGCTCTGCTAATTCTAAGATGGAATGCATCAACTTCCAAGTCTCAGAACATGAGTCAAGCAACAGCAACAGCAACCTTGTTTTCAGAGTCACCAATATCTATCAGCGCAAGTCCTCTGAGGGAGGACAATCATAATCAAGAGTTTAAACACGATTCAAAGAAAAG AAAGACAATGGCCAAATGGGTAGATCAAGTGAGAGTGAGCTTTGAGAGTGGCCTTGAAGGACCACATGAAGATGGTTACAACTGGAGAAAATATGGACAGAAAGATATCCTTGGTGCCAAATATCCCAG AAGTTATTATAGGTGCACCTTCCGGAACACTCAGGGGTGCTGGGCCACGAAGCAAGTACAGAGATCAGACGAAGATCCTACCATATTTGACATAACTTACAAAGGAAGGCATACCTGTTCTCAGGGAAACAAGGCTGTTCCGCAACCGAAATCGCCAGACAAACATGAGCAACTGCAATGTCATAGTAACGAAATTCAGCATAGACAAACATCAGAAGAAAGCCTGACAACTTTCGGGACCATTATGACAGTTAAAAGAGATATGGTGGCAAATGGAGAGATGGAATATCCTTTCACTTTCCCTTCAACTTCATTTGGAAGCATGGCACAAGAAAGCTACAGCTTGATTCCTTCAGCCCTGGAGAACGAATCCTTCTTGAGCAGTCATTTCCAAACTCACTTATTATATCCAAACATGCAAGAATTTAAATACCTGCCATCTACGTCTTTCCAGATGAATGAGCTTGATGGGATCTATAATAGGCCACTTTCAGAATCAGATATTACTGAGATCATTTCCACCAACACATCCACCACCAATTCTCCAGTTCCGGAGTTCAATTTCTCACTTGATCCAGTGGAAATTGATCCAAATTTCCCTCCCAATACCCTGGATTTTTCTCCTAGAGCCCTTAACAACAAGAACATCTAG
- the LOC107480051 gene encoding uncharacterized protein LOC107480051 isoform X1: MYDMKMAAGGGSTIGLPSSSLVGGSPKFMFRPSSSFQSHLASPSCERKLNSYSYSYSYSYWVCRTKRGRGMVRGLPFPVDPWAPSIDSQSIASQLFAFSLFPYIAFLYFITKSKTSPNLTLFGFYFLLAFVGATIPAGIYAKVQYGTSLSNVDWLHGGAESLLTLTNLFIVLGLRQALRSASKSNSQQNTPDFKDNKSRFEDL; the protein is encoded by the exons ATGTACGACATGAAGATGGCAGCAGGTGGCGGTTCTACCATCGGGTTGCCTTCTTCATCACTTGTTGGTGGATCCCCAAAGTTTATGTTCCGTCCGTCCTCAAGTTTTCAATCTCACTTGGCTTCTCCCTCCTGTGAACGAAAACTCAACAGTTACAGTTACAGCTACAGCTACAGCTACTGGGTTTGCAGGACGAAGAGAGGAAGAGGGATGGTGAGGGGGTTGCCGTTCCCTGTAGATCCATGGGCGCCCTCCATTGACTCACAGAGCATTGCTTCCCAGCTGTTCGCATTCTCCCTCTTCCCATATATAGCCTTTCTCTACTTCATTACCAAGTCCAAGACTTCCCCTAACCTCACCCTCTTCGGCTTCTACTTCTTGCTCGCCTTCGTCGGAGCCACTA TACCAGCTGGGATTTACG CAAAGGTGCAGTATGGGACTTCACTCTCCAACGTGGATTGGTTGCATGGCGGGGCTGAGTCGCTTCTCACTCTAACTAACTTGTTCATTGTCTTGGGACTCCGACAGGCTCTCAGGAGCGCATCCAAATCCAATTCTCAACAAAACACGCCAGATTTCAAAGATAACAAAAGTCGCTTCGAGGACCTTTGA
- the LOC107480051 gene encoding uncharacterized protein LOC107480051 isoform X2, protein MYDMKMAAGGGSTIGLPSSSLVGGSPKFMFRPSSSFQSHLASPSCERKLNSYSYSYSYSYWVCRTKRGRGMVRGLPFPVDPWAPSIDSQSIASQLFAFSLFPYIAFLYFITKSKTSPNLTLFGFYFLLAFVGATTKVQYGTSLSNVDWLHGGAESLLTLTNLFIVLGLRQALRSASKSNSQQNTPDFKDNKSRFEDL, encoded by the exons ATGTACGACATGAAGATGGCAGCAGGTGGCGGTTCTACCATCGGGTTGCCTTCTTCATCACTTGTTGGTGGATCCCCAAAGTTTATGTTCCGTCCGTCCTCAAGTTTTCAATCTCACTTGGCTTCTCCCTCCTGTGAACGAAAACTCAACAGTTACAGTTACAGCTACAGCTACAGCTACTGGGTTTGCAGGACGAAGAGAGGAAGAGGGATGGTGAGGGGGTTGCCGTTCCCTGTAGATCCATGGGCGCCCTCCATTGACTCACAGAGCATTGCTTCCCAGCTGTTCGCATTCTCCCTCTTCCCATATATAGCCTTTCTCTACTTCATTACCAAGTCCAAGACTTCCCCTAACCTCACCCTCTTCGGCTTCTACTTCTTGCTCGCCTTCGTCGGAGCCACTA CAAAGGTGCAGTATGGGACTTCACTCTCCAACGTGGATTGGTTGCATGGCGGGGCTGAGTCGCTTCTCACTCTAACTAACTTGTTCATTGTCTTGGGACTCCGACAGGCTCTCAGGAGCGCATCCAAATCCAATTCTCAACAAAACACGCCAGATTTCAAAGATAACAAAAGTCGCTTCGAGGACCTTTGA